The following is a genomic window from Proteiniborus sp. DW1.
TGGTTATTATGTAATTAAGTCAGAGATGCCAGTGGTTCTTACTGCCATAAAAGAATTAAATGAACCTAGATATCCTTCTATTAAAGGCATATATAAGGCCTATAGAAATGAAGAATTAGTCAAAGTTTGGACGGTTGATGACATAGATGTAGATAGGGAACAAATTGGCCTTAAAGGTTCACCTACTCAGGTTAAAAAATCATTTACACCTGCATCAAGTAAAACAGGTGGTGAAATGCTAACTGGTAGTCCAAGTGAAATTGCAAGACAGTTTGTAGTGAGGTTAAAGGAGAGACAAATTATATAGTCGTATTATGCAAATGTTCACTTAATATTTCTATCCTAGTAGTATTAAATTTTTATGTTGAGGTGATATAAATGGCTGTTAAGGTTATAGATGAAAAGTGTACTGGCTGTACTACATGTGTTGATGCCTGTCCGTTTGAAGCTATAGAGATGAAAGAAGATAAAGCATATATCAAAGATAGCTGCACAACATGTGGTGCTTGTGTAGATGCTTGTCCCTTTGATGCAATAGTCAAAGAAGACGAGGCTAAGATAGAAACAGATGACATATCTAAATACAGAGGAGTTTGGGTTTTTGCAGAGCAAAGAGAAGGTAAATTATTAAACGTTTCAGTTGAGCTTTTAGGAGAAGGTAGAAAAATAGCAGATAAACTGGGAGTAGAGTTAACAGCAGTTTTACTTGGGAACAAGGTAGACGATATTGCAGAAAAGCTAGTTAAATATGGTGCAGATGTGGTATTATATGCCGAAAGTGAATTGTTAGAAACATATACAACAGATGGATATACAAAGGTTATATCAGATTTAGTTAAAGAAAGAAAACCAGAAATTATTCTAATAGGTGCAACTAATATAGGTAGGGACCTAGGCCCTAGGGTTTCTGCAAGGGTACATACAGGCCTTACTGCGGATTGTACAAGACTAGAAATAGATGAAGAGGATAATAAGCTTCTTATGACAAGACCTGCCTTTGGTGGAAATTTAATGGCTACTATAGTATGTCCTGATCACAGACCACAGATGTCTACAGTTCGACCAGGAGTAATGGAAAGAGCAAAATATGACGAAAATAGAAAAGGCAAGATTGAGTTAGTAGATATTGAGGTGACCAAGGAAGATATTAAAGCTAAGGTTGAAAATGTAGTTAAATCAGGTAAAGCAGAAGTTCCATTAGAGGAAGCTAAGATAATAGTAGCAGGAGGAAGGGGCTTAGGAACTAGAGAAGGCTTTGAGCTAGTAGAAAAGCTTGCTAAGAAGTTAGGAGGGGTTGTAGGTGCTTCCAGAGCTACAGTAGATGAAGGATGGATTGAACATTCTCATCAAGTAGGTCAAACAGGAAAAACTGTAAGACCTAAGCTATATATAGCTTGTGGTATATCAGGAGCTATTCAGCACTTAGCAGGTATGCAGGATGCCGAATGTATAATAGCTATTAACAAGAATCCTGATGCACCAATATTTAAAATCGCAGACTATGGAATAGTTGGAGATGTAAACGAAATAATACCAGCAATTCTTGAATCATTAGATAATGTAGATGATATACTGGCAGCTGTAAAGGCAATGGCATAAGAATCTATAAAATGTACAAAAAGGTAAGATACGACGAAGGCTTTCGTCGTTCTTGCTTTTTTGAGTCTATTAGCTTGTAAAAAATGGAGTAATATTTAGTGCTTTCTGTAATTTGAAAAAAATGTAGAAATTTATATAATTTTAGGGTATAATCATAAAAATACTATCTTTGTTTAAGATGTCTTGTTTTATCATTTTATTTGAAAAGGAGGGGAAAATGATGAAAAAGAAAAATAGAAGTAGGAAAGTTATGAAGGCTATAGGAGATAGCAGGGTGAATCTAGGAATTCGAGGTAAAATATCAATTGTTTTTGTTTTAATTATTACTTTATCTAATATGGTTTTGGGCTTAGGAGCTTATTTTACTTCTAAAGCTGTAGTTAGAGACCAATTTGAGGACTTAACTAAAACTCTTGGCAACGAAATAAGTAGGACTATAGAGTCATACTTTCATAGCTTCGAAGAGGCAATCAAGTTTATGGCTACAGATTCAAATGTAAGATCAGTTAACTCAAATGAGGAATCTGCTACATGGATGGTAAAGAGCTTTGAAAATTTCATAAATAGTTATACTGATGTTACGAACGTCTATTTAGGAACAGAAAAAGGTGATATGTATTTATATCCTAAAAGTGAATTACCTTCGGATTACGATCCTAGAAAAAGAGATTGGTACATAGAAACTGTAAATAATAAGGAGTTAACATGGGTAGCCCCTTACATAGATACAGGGACTAAGGAACTAGTCATAACAGCAGGAGTACCTATATATGAGGCTGTAAATCCAAATAAACTAATAGGAGTGTTAGCAATAGATGTTAAACTAGACACTCTATCTGATATTATTACTTCTATAACTATAGGGAAAGATAGCTTCCCTATACTGTATGATAAAGAAGGTACTGTTCTTATACATAAAAACAAAGATTTAATTGGGCAGCCATCTACTATTCCTAAGCTTATAGAAGCTATAAAATCTGGCGATGTAAGTTTTTTAGAGTATAATAGTGATGAAAATGGTATTGAGAAAAGGAAATTAGCAACCATTAGCGTGCTAGACAGACTAGACTGGAGAATAGTTTCAGGCATAAATCTAGAAGAAATCTCAAGCCATACCTCAAAGTTATTATTCAATACATCTTTAATTTGCTTTATTTCTATTGTAGTAACGATAATATTTGCTTTTATTTTTTCAAGAACTCTGACTCGACCAATAAAATCTCTTTCTTATAATATGGAAAAGGTAAAAGAGGGAGATTTTACATCTAGACCTAATATTAAGACAAGAGATGAAATTGGTTTACTTGGAGAAAGTTTTAATATTATGATAGATAATCTATCTAATCTTATAAATGTAATTCAGAATGTTTCTTATGAAGTATCAGAATCTGCTCAGCACTTAGCTGATACAGCAGAAGAGACTAGTATATCATCAGAAGAAGTTACAAGAACAGTAGAAGAAATAGCAAAAGGAGCTTCTGAGCAAGCTCATGATACTGAAACAGGAGTTATGCTGGTGACAAATCTTGCTGACAGGTTTGTAGAGCTTGCCAATAGTTCTAATGAAATGTTTGAAGTGGCTAGAGATGTAATGAACACTAGCATAAACAGCGTTAAGATAGTTGATGAACTACATTCAAAGACAGAGTTAAATAATGTCGCTACTAATGAGGTAGAAAATGAGATACTTAATCTAGATGAAAAAATAAGGTTCATTGGAGAGATACTTCAAACTATTAACTCAATTGCAGAGCAGACTAATTTACTAGCACTGAATGCATCTATTGAAGCTGCTAGGGCAGGAGAACATGGTAGGGGCTTTGCAGTCGTAGCAGATGAGATAAGAAAGTTATCATATGAATCTAGAGAGTCTTCGGATAAAATTAAGGACATCGTAGAAACCATTCAAAATGATAGTAAACATACTGTAGATACAATGAAGATTATGAAGGAGAGGACAGAGGAACAAACTCAGGCTGTAAAAGAAGTCAACAATGCTTTTGATAAGATATCTAGTGCAGTAGAGAAAATAGCTCAGAAAATCGAAATGATTCATAACTATGTCAATGACATGAACAGAGATAAGGATAAAATCGTAGAGTCAATTGAAAGCATATCAGCAATATCTGAAGAGACTGCAGCGGCATCCGAAGAGGTAACTGCATCTATGGAACAGCAATCCGCTGCTGTAAATGAGGTAGCAGAAGCAGCTTTAAGGTTAAATGAACTTGCCATGGAATTAAATAAAGAAATTACAAGATTTAAAATTTAGAAGCAGCCTATTGGCTGCTTTTTAAGTGTATAAAGACAGTAATCTATGATACAATATACTTGTAGTTTAACAATTTGGGGGAATTCATATGGAAATAATCGCCCTAATAGGCCATAGCGGTACAGGAAAGAGCTACAAGGCAATTGCTGTAGCTAAAGAAAGGGATATAGAATATATTATTGATGATGGGCTATTAATAAGGGGAAATAAGATAGTAGCTGGAAAATCTGCAAAGAGAGAAAATACCATAGTTAGTGCTATTAGAAGAGCTGTGTTTATGGACAATGTCCATAGATTAGAAGTGAGAAATGCAATAATAAAGCATAATCCTTCTAAGATATTGATACTAGGCACTTCAGATAAAATGATAGACAAGATTACAAGCTCCCTAAGACTTCCTGAGGCATGTGAGAGAATTTATATCGAGGATATTTCAACTGAAGAAGAAATAGACATAGCCAGGAAATACAGAAAAAAGGAAGGGAAGCATGTTATTCCAGTTCCTACCTTTGAGGTGAAAAAGGATTTTTCTGGGTATTTCATTGACAGCCTAAAAATATGGAGAAAGAAAGAGAATCCTAAAGAGCATACGGTATATGAAAAGACTGTAGTAAGGCCTACTTTTAGTTATCATGGTAAATACACTATTTCAGACGGTGTAATAAAGGATTTATTGAGACATGTTGCAAGTAAAGTTATTGGAATTTCGAAGGTTTATGGCGTACAGATAAAGAGCCTAGAGCAAGGGATTATTATTAGTTTTAATGTGGAATTTATGTATGGAAATCCAATAATGCCTTTGATTACACTTATGCAGAAGCAGATTATCTATGAGGTTGAGAATATGACTTCATTAAATATCCTTGCAGTTGATGTAACTGTTAAGAAAATAGTCATACCTTAAATATAGAAAACTCCCTTCTTCTATTGATTTCAAGAAGAAAGGAGTTTTTTTATAAGTTTTTATAGTTTAAATGTGTTTACAAGATTATTTAATTCATTAACAACTTCACGTAGATCAATAGCCATTTGGGCAATACTTTCTATTGTAGCAGTTTGCTCCTCAGTTGTAGCAGCAACTTCTTCTGAAGAAGCTGCTGACTCCTCAGATATGGCTGAAATACTCTCTATAGATGAAACTACTCTATTCTTAGTCTCATCAACTACATTTACCTTATCTAATAACATATTTATTTGATGTACAGACTTTTCTATAGACTCATAGATTAACATAAATGCCTTACCATTTTCATCCACTGCTACATTAGATTCATTAAATATCTGGTTGAATGTATCTACATTTGCCTTGGTTTTAGACATGTTTTCACGTATATTAGATATAATACCTTCTATTTCATCAGAATATCGTGCAGATTGCTCAGCAAGTTTTCTTATTTCATCTGCAACTACAGCAAATCCTCTACCATTTTCGCCTGCTCTAGCTGCCTCAATAGAAGCATTTAACGAAAGCAAGTTTGTCTGCTCAGATATAGACTGAATCGTATTTACTATATCATGAATAGAGTTAGATTGATTTGATAAGTCATTTATATTGTTAGATACTTCAACAGCTAACTTAGCATTTTGGTTAAACTTATCTTGAAGAACCTTTATTTTCTCAACGCCTTCAATACTATGTTTGCTCATTTCGTCTGAAAAGCCTTTTAATCTAGAAACACTTTCACCAATATCATTTATTTCCCTAGCTAAGATTAATAGTTGCTCTGTACCTTCTTGTGTTTCTTTAGCTTGCTCTGTAGCTCCAGCTGCCATTTCTTCTATAGCTCTTGCAACCTCTTGAAGAGCAATAGAAGTTTCGTCTGTGGCAGTTACTAGCCTTGTTGAATATTGATCTAAATGAATAGAGTTTTTTGAAATCTTATTTACCATTTCTCTTAGAGCTTTTCTCATTTTGTCTACTGATACTGCCATCAATCCCGTTTCATCTCTTAAAGAATATAACTTTTTATCTTCATATTCTATTAAGTCAAATTCAGATGTTCTATTAATAAATCCTGTTAAGCTGACTATAGGTGAAGAAATTCTCTTACCAAATATAAATGCAACTGCAATAGATATTATTATTCCTCCTATAGCTAGTGAGATAAGAAGTTGAATCAAGCCATGCATTTCCTTATATATTTCAGTTATTGGAGCAATAACTATTAATGTGTAACCATTGCAAGTTCTAGCATATCCTAATAATTTATCCTCACCCCCAAAAAATGTTTCTAAGACGTCTGATGACTTTTGTTCTATGGTATCTACTATGTACTTGTATTGGCCATTGTTTATTGTACCTATGTTATCGTTCACATTTAATGTAGGGTGAACTAAATAATCATACTCCTCGTTTAGGAGAAAAGCATATCCTGTATCAAAAATCTTAACTTCATTTACAAGTTTTTTAAGATCTTCAAACTC
Proteins encoded in this region:
- a CDS encoding methyl-accepting chemotaxis protein, translated to MKKKNRSRKVMKAIGDSRVNLGIRGKISIVFVLIITLSNMVLGLGAYFTSKAVVRDQFEDLTKTLGNEISRTIESYFHSFEEAIKFMATDSNVRSVNSNEESATWMVKSFENFINSYTDVTNVYLGTEKGDMYLYPKSELPSDYDPRKRDWYIETVNNKELTWVAPYIDTGTKELVITAGVPIYEAVNPNKLIGVLAIDVKLDTLSDIITSITIGKDSFPILYDKEGTVLIHKNKDLIGQPSTIPKLIEAIKSGDVSFLEYNSDENGIEKRKLATISVLDRLDWRIVSGINLEEISSHTSKLLFNTSLICFISIVVTIIFAFIFSRTLTRPIKSLSYNMEKVKEGDFTSRPNIKTRDEIGLLGESFNIMIDNLSNLINVIQNVSYEVSESAQHLADTAEETSISSEEVTRTVEEIAKGASEQAHDTETGVMLVTNLADRFVELANSSNEMFEVARDVMNTSINSVKIVDELHSKTELNNVATNEVENEILNLDEKIRFIGEILQTINSIAEQTNLLALNASIEAARAGEHGRGFAVVADEIRKLSYESRESSDKIKDIVETIQNDSKHTVDTMKIMKERTEEQTQAVKEVNNAFDKISSAVEKIAQKIEMIHNYVNDMNRDKDKIVESIESISAISEETAAASEEVTASMEQQSAAVNEVAEAALRLNELAMELNKEITRFKI
- a CDS encoding methyl-accepting chemotaxis protein — its product is MKSIRTKVIASILTCTVVLTVIIGSVSTISSSKVIMKGAHENILLTATSSVNKLDQSISHFENSVKVLISTITDTKDVISLLNDPEASEHYLSDLDHIVKNVGKSSEGISGIFVYFRPELTGDFKYLDYVKVKDSSALNKVENLKAKDYSKTSNNNIWYTNVINEKRSIWSHPYIDEKTNTEIVNFASPIIINNQVVGVAGVRIEFEDLKKLVNEVKIFDTGYAFLLNEEYDYLVHPTLNVNDNIGTINNGQYKYIVDTIEQKSSDVLETFFGGEDKLLGYARTCNGYTLIVIAPITEIYKEMHGLIQLLISLAIGGIIISIAVAFIFGKRISSPIVSLTGFINRTSEFDLIEYEDKKLYSLRDETGLMAVSVDKMRKALREMVNKISKNSIHLDQYSTRLVTATDETSIALQEVARAIEEMAAGATEQAKETQEGTEQLLILAREINDIGESVSRLKGFSDEMSKHSIEGVEKIKVLQDKFNQNAKLAVEVSNNINDLSNQSNSIHDIVNTIQSISEQTNLLSLNASIEAARAGENGRGFAVVADEIRKLAEQSARYSDEIEGIISNIRENMSKTKANVDTFNQIFNESNVAVDENGKAFMLIYESIEKSVHQINMLLDKVNVVDETKNRVVSSIESISAISEESAASSEEVAATTEEQTATIESIAQMAIDLREVVNELNNLVNTFKL
- a CDS encoding Asp23/Gls24 family envelope stress response protein, whose amino-acid sequence is MEIIALIGHSGTGKSYKAIAVAKERDIEYIIDDGLLIRGNKIVAGKSAKRENTIVSAIRRAVFMDNVHRLEVRNAIIKHNPSKILILGTSDKMIDKITSSLRLPEACERIYIEDISTEEEIDIARKYRKKEGKHVIPVPTFEVKKDFSGYFIDSLKIWRKKENPKEHTVYEKTVVRPTFSYHGKYTISDGVIKDLLRHVASKVIGISKVYGVQIKSLEQGIIISFNVEFMYGNPIMPLITLMQKQIIYEVENMTSLNILAVDVTVKKIVIP
- a CDS encoding electron transfer flavoprotein subunit alpha → MAVKVIDEKCTGCTTCVDACPFEAIEMKEDKAYIKDSCTTCGACVDACPFDAIVKEDEAKIETDDISKYRGVWVFAEQREGKLLNVSVELLGEGRKIADKLGVELTAVLLGNKVDDIAEKLVKYGADVVLYAESELLETYTTDGYTKVISDLVKERKPEIILIGATNIGRDLGPRVSARVHTGLTADCTRLEIDEEDNKLLMTRPAFGGNLMATIVCPDHRPQMSTVRPGVMERAKYDENRKGKIELVDIEVTKEDIKAKVENVVKSGKAEVPLEEAKIIVAGGRGLGTREGFELVEKLAKKLGGVVGASRATVDEGWIEHSHQVGQTGKTVRPKLYIACGISGAIQHLAGMQDAECIIAINKNPDAPIFKIADYGIVGDVNEIIPAILESLDNVDDILAAVKAMA